A region of Sesamum indicum cultivar Zhongzhi No. 13 linkage group LG7, S_indicum_v1.0, whole genome shotgun sequence DNA encodes the following proteins:
- the LOC105166660 gene encoding uncharacterized protein LOC105166660, with protein sequence MIMPSLTSLILSSNNLVFHTIFALSLTFFVSILKIPALFLHGLQTYIHPDDVNPGGNSSGVRAAIRRPGAMDSEQPKPRKKSKERFEFDESKAQIFRLKLSEGHLQSRIYFKEFYGAFNFTLIALLSLLLHRFLRVDKDSGIVRNGTIIPLLLGLVAVCRAFFLIARVGLERSASKRLERQLSFVWGVLGFVLGLTAVFEVVPKWVLDFSFESLDGLGKLLLAVIMGCIVGCLYIPALRNARAFWLGTDQIRCNLSIISCGWFSRMLLYATYITAVITSLLWITPFAEFLVNKKADGKNGLHMAGKRGEVLELVGYIGMSRSNFDNLRVWCLLITGLLQLLAVRANAQMFLNEAVLCWYQRLHASKVPDLDYSRAKVFLHNHYICAVVVQFFVPAAVVLLLLSLSQFDDTLLKVIPGVRNFLPACALVKEVALFLAWWIVFVWSVLNSAILSLFRRGTLYVS encoded by the coding sequence ATGATAATGCCCTCGCTAACATCACTAATTCTTTCCTCAAACAATCTTGTTTTCCACACAATATTTGCACTCTCCCTCACATTCTTCGTCTCCATCCTCAAGATCCCAGCTTTATTTCTCCATGGCCTCCAGACTTACATTCATCCAGATGATGTTAATCCTGGTGGGAATTCGTCCGGAGTCCGAGCTGCTATTAGAAGGCCAGGCGCAATGGATTCTGAACAACCGAAGCCCAGAAAGAAATCTAAGGAAAGATTTGAGTTTGATGAGAGTAAAGCTCAGATCTTTAGACTCAAACTCAGCGAAGGTCACCTCCAATCAAGAATTTATTTCAAGGAGTTTTATGGTGCTTTCAATTTCACTCTTATTGCCTTGTTGTCTTTGTTGCTTCATAGATTCTTGAGGGTGGATAAAGATTCCGGGATTGTGAGAAACGGGACTATAATTCCGCTTTTGTTGGGGTTGGTGGCCGTTTGTAGAGCCTTCTTCTTGATTGCTAGGGTTGGACTTGAAAGGTCTGCATCGAAGAGGTTGGAGAGGCAGTTGAGTTTTGTGTGGGGGGTTTTGGGGTTTGTTTTAGGTCTGACTGCTGTTTTTGAGGTTGTTCCTAAATGGGTTCTTGATTTTAGCTTTGAATCATTGGATGGTTTGGGTAAGTTGTTGCTTGCTGTTATCATGGGCTGTATCGTTGGTTGTCTTTATATTCCAGCATTGAGAAATGCTCGGGCTTTTTGGCTTGGAACCGATCAGATTCGTTGTAATTTGTCCATAATTTCATGTGGATGGTTCTCAAGAATGCTTCTATATGCGACTTACATAACTGCTGTGATTACCTCATTGCTTTGGATAACCCCATTTGCTGAGTTCCTTGTTAACAAGAAAGCTGACGGTAAAAATGGATTGCATATGGCTGGTAAGAGGGGAGAAGTCCTTGAATTGGTTGGATACATTGGCATGTCAAGATCCAATTTTGATAACTTGAGGGTTTGGTGTTTGTTGATTACGGGACTCTTGCAACTTTTGGCCGTTCGCGCTAATGCACAAATGTTCTTAAATGAAGCCGTGTTGTGTTGGTACCAGAGATTGCACGCCAGCAAGGTTCCTGACTTGGATTATAGCAGGGCAAAAGTTTTTCTTCACAATCACTATATATGTGCAGTGGTTGTGCAGTTCTTCGTGCCTGCAGCAGTGGTACTTCTTCTCCTCAGCTTGTCACAATTTGATGATACTTTACTTAAAGTTATCCCAGGGGTACGCAATTTTTTGCCTGCCTGCGCTTTGGTGAAAGAAGTTGCATTGTTTCTGGCTTGGTGGATTGTCTTTGTTTGGTCTGTACTCAATTCAGCCATACTTAGTTTGTTTCGCCGTGGAACTTTATATGT